The following proteins are encoded in a genomic region of Thiomonas sp. X19:
- a CDS encoding murein transglycosylase A: MRGFAADSCRADMPCAFTRLGRALARFAWPALAALLLASCASPPAVAPVSPAPQVPAIPAPPAALSPSAAAPLTGAGLRLQAASFADLPGWQADDFADVWAAWQRDCRAPVPQLAAACAASAQVPASDTAAQRRFFEQWFQPWQASGAAGQDSGLVTGYYEPVLKGSLTPGWPYVVPIYGLPADLVPRTDAADGVTRGRVVWAGGRKEVLPYWSRAQISADPQAQAVLGRKVVAWLESPVDALFLQVQGSGLVELPDGRMLRLSYGGDNGWPYKSVGRWLLDQGELRGTVTMQIIRAWAQMHPTRVPQMLDANPRVVFFNATLLRPQAPANPMPTSLALRDPAASAADPTARGPTGALGVPLTALRSVAVDKRLLTLGTPLWLATTVAGQPFARLVFAQDVGSAITGPLRADLFFGTGDAAGDAAGRQQSPGRMWVLLPRGVPP; encoded by the coding sequence ATGCGCGGGTTTGCCGCCGACTCCTGCCGCGCCGACATGCCCTGTGCCTTCACCCGTCTCGGCCGAGCGCTCGCGCGCTTCGCGTGGCCTGCGCTCGCGGCCTTGCTGCTGGCGAGCTGCGCCTCGCCACCGGCGGTCGCACCGGTTTCCCCGGCGCCGCAAGTCCCAGCCATCCCCGCGCCGCCAGCGGCCCTGTCTCCCAGCGCCGCCGCCCCGCTCACCGGCGCCGGCTTGCGCCTGCAGGCCGCCAGCTTCGCCGACCTGCCGGGCTGGCAGGCGGACGACTTCGCCGATGTCTGGGCCGCCTGGCAGCGCGATTGCCGCGCCCCGGTGCCGCAACTGGCGGCGGCTTGTGCCGCGTCCGCCCAGGTGCCAGCCAGCGACACGGCGGCCCAGCGCCGCTTTTTCGAGCAGTGGTTCCAGCCCTGGCAGGCCAGTGGTGCTGCCGGGCAGGACAGCGGGCTGGTCACCGGCTATTACGAGCCGGTGCTCAAAGGCTCGCTCACGCCGGGCTGGCCTTATGTCGTGCCCATCTACGGCCTGCCGGCCGACCTCGTGCCCCGGACCGACGCGGCCGATGGCGTGACCCGTGGCCGGGTGGTGTGGGCGGGCGGGCGCAAGGAGGTGCTGCCGTACTGGAGCCGCGCGCAGATCAGCGCCGATCCGCAGGCCCAGGCCGTGCTCGGCCGCAAGGTGGTGGCGTGGCTGGAAAGCCCGGTGGACGCACTGTTCCTGCAAGTGCAGGGCTCGGGCCTGGTTGAGCTGCCAGACGGGCGCATGCTGCGCCTGAGCTACGGCGGCGACAACGGCTGGCCCTACAAATCGGTGGGCCGCTGGCTGTTGGACCAGGGCGAGCTGCGCGGCACCGTCACCATGCAGATCATCCGCGCCTGGGCGCAAATGCACCCGACGCGCGTGCCGCAAATGCTCGACGCCAACCCGCGCGTGGTGTTCTTCAACGCCACGCTGCTCCGCCCCCAAGCACCTGCAAATCCCATGCCAACAAGTTTGGCGCTGCGCGACCCGGCTGCAAGCGCTGCGGACCCAACCGCACGCGGCCCAACCGGCGCCTTGGGCGTGCCGCTCACCGCGCTGCGCAGCGTCGCGGTGGACAAGCGCCTGCTGACCTTGGGCACGCCGCTGTGGCTCGCCACCACCGTGGCCGGCCAGCCCTTCGCGCGCCTGGTGTTCGCGCAGGACGTGGGCAGCGCCATCACCGGCCCCTTGCGTGCCGACCTGTTCTTCGGCACGGGCGATGCCGCCGGCGACGCCGCCGGACGCCAGCAATCGCCCGGACGCATGTGGGTGCTGCTGCCGCGCGGTGTGCCGCCATAG
- a CDS encoding site-specific recombinase — translation MAASPGSSAHDQLRALLRQAQSQLAASRPERHLWLIALLDWVRDGPQPHLLLPLLSAEQLATQPAAVWRVQALLDMLDADPATRAEVSAVLQRFVLHNDATALLADFGFTPRPAFWSEFAERLRVKLLPATPDTNDLAALFSLMFGAPNDAVWLQALPDALLQRLTALFVRQHAQRAALATVDETAEAATLDEAGEAPSARAPALAPDTPALPDTGQHWRGEIVEAITYSVSQIRAAGFSPQLRRRMRAASDAVQDIVTPFRQLASAWEALQPQLLAAAEAGASAAVHTSPFAAPEGEEAPHDKATLLQALTYFRTLLDACAQAVRTVPEHLEDHGVSVAIVFDAWQLGRRIARVETLLACLLGPDVEREHARMLADFARICRERRSIRALLARNFSLLSRKIAERHAETGEHYITRNGREYAGMLWAAAGGGLVMGFTTWGKLGILSLHLPLFPAGFWIGMNYAASFVIVALLHWTIATKQPAMTAPAMADKLADLSDRAAVEGFVGEVAALIRSQAAGILGNVALVFPTALVLGLGMAWFSGRPLLDAAHAEHEIRSLSLLGPTPLFAVFTGVLLFASSVIAGWAENAFVLHRLDSAIHWNPRIRAVLGPERATRWAAWWRRNISVMASNVSLGFLLGLVPALLAGFGIDMQVRHVTLSAGLMGASIATLGLDVLHHGWFWWSVAGVAANGVLNVVTSFYLAFRLALRSRGISVQDRRLLNAALRRQLRHHPLSFVWPPRATPATRSETV, via the coding sequence ATGGCAGCCAGCCCCGGTAGCAGCGCCCATGACCAGCTCAGGGCTCTGCTGCGCCAGGCCCAGTCGCAACTTGCTGCCAGCCGACCCGAGCGCCACCTCTGGCTCATCGCCCTGCTCGACTGGGTGCGCGACGGCCCGCAGCCCCACCTGCTGCTGCCGCTGCTGTCCGCCGAGCAACTGGCCACGCAGCCCGCCGCCGTGTGGCGGGTGCAGGCCCTGCTCGACATGCTGGACGCCGACCCGGCAACGCGGGCCGAGGTGTCGGCGGTGCTGCAGCGCTTCGTGCTGCACAACGACGCCACCGCCTTGCTGGCCGATTTCGGCTTCACCCCGCGCCCGGCTTTCTGGTCCGAATTCGCCGAGCGCCTGCGCGTCAAGCTGCTGCCGGCCACACCCGACACCAACGATCTGGCAGCGCTGTTCAGCCTGATGTTCGGCGCGCCGAACGATGCGGTCTGGCTGCAAGCCCTGCCCGATGCGCTGCTGCAGCGACTGACCGCCCTGTTCGTCCGGCAGCACGCGCAGCGTGCCGCCCTGGCGACGGTGGACGAGACCGCCGAAGCCGCGACCCTGGACGAGGCCGGCGAAGCGCCATCCGCACGCGCGCCGGCGCTCGCGCCCGATACCCCCGCGCTGCCCGACACCGGCCAGCACTGGCGCGGCGAAATCGTCGAGGCCATCACCTACAGCGTCAGCCAGATTCGCGCCGCGGGCTTCTCGCCGCAACTGCGCCGCCGCATGCGCGCCGCAAGCGACGCGGTGCAAGACATCGTCACCCCGTTTCGCCAGCTGGCGAGCGCCTGGGAGGCCTTGCAGCCGCAGTTGCTGGCAGCAGCAGAAGCTGGAGCGAGCGCTGCCGTTCACACCAGCCCATTCGCCGCGCCCGAAGGCGAGGAGGCGCCCCACGACAAGGCCACCTTGCTGCAGGCGCTGACCTATTTCCGCACCTTGCTCGACGCCTGCGCCCAGGCCGTGCGCACCGTGCCCGAGCACCTGGAAGACCATGGCGTGTCGGTCGCCATCGTGTTCGACGCCTGGCAACTCGGCCGCCGCATCGCACGGGTGGAAACCCTGCTGGCCTGCCTGCTCGGGCCCGATGTGGAACGCGAACACGCCCGCATGCTGGCCGACTTCGCCCGCATCTGCCGCGAGCGCCGCAGCATTCGCGCCCTGTTGGCGCGCAACTTCTCGCTGCTGTCGCGCAAGATCGCCGAGCGCCACGCCGAAACCGGCGAACACTACATCACCCGCAACGGCCGCGAATACGCCGGCATGCTGTGGGCCGCGGCCGGCGGCGGCCTGGTGATGGGCTTCACCACCTGGGGCAAGCTCGGCATCCTCAGCCTGCACTTGCCGCTCTTTCCCGCCGGCTTCTGGATTGGCATGAACTACGCGGCAAGCTTCGTCATCGTCGCCTTGCTGCACTGGACCATCGCCACCAAGCAGCCGGCCATGACCGCGCCCGCCATGGCCGACAAGCTCGCCGACCTGTCCGACCGCGCCGCGGTGGAAGGCTTCGTCGGCGAAGTCGCAGCCCTCATCCGCTCGCAGGCAGCGGGCATTCTCGGCAACGTCGCGCTGGTGTTCCCCACGGCTCTGGTGCTCGGCCTCGGCATGGCCTGGTTCAGCGGGCGCCCGTTGCTGGACGCGGCGCATGCCGAACATGAAATCCGCTCGCTCTCCCTGCTCGGGCCCACGCCGCTGTTCGCCGTGTTCACCGGCGTGTTGTTGTTCGCCTCCAGCGTCATTGCCGGTTGGGCCGAAAACGCCTTCGTGCTGCACCGGCTGGACAGCGCCATCCACTGGAACCCGCGCATCCGCGCCGTGCTCGGGCCGGAGCGCGCGACGCGCTGGGCGGCGTGGTGGCGCCGCAATATCAGCGTCATGGCGAGTAATGTCTCGCTCGGCTTTCTGCTGGGCCTGGTGCCGGCGCTGCTCGCCGGGTTCGGCATCGACATGCAGGTGCGCCACGTCACCCTGTCCGCGGGGCTCATGGGCGCGTCCATCGCCACGCTGGGTTTGGACGTGCTGCACCACGGCTGGTTCTGGTGGTCGGTGGCGGGTGTTGCGGCCAACGGCGTGCTCAATGTGGTCACCAGCTTCTACCTCGCCTTCCGCCTGGCGCTGCGCTCGCGTGGCATCAGTGTGCAAGACCGCCGCCTGCTGAACGCCGCGTTGCGCCGACAGTTGCGGCACCATCCGCTGTCCTTCGTCTGGCCGCCACGCGCGACGCCCGCCACCCGTTCCGAGACCGTGTGA
- the apaG gene encoding Co2+/Mg2+ efflux protein ApaG, with protein MDPYQFSVTVKPEFLADQSDPKQGVWSYSYTVNIRNTGSIPAQLIARHWIIMDGAGHVDEVQGLGVVGHQPLLKPGETFEYTSWTRLNTAAGSMRGSYFCVAEDGTRFDAPIPEFVLMPPGVTLH; from the coding sequence ATGGATCCTTATCAATTTTCAGTGACGGTGAAGCCCGAATTTCTGGCCGACCAATCCGACCCGAAGCAAGGCGTCTGGTCCTACAGCTACACCGTGAACATTCGCAACACCGGCAGCATTCCCGCCCAGCTCATCGCGCGCCACTGGATCATCATGGACGGCGCCGGCCATGTGGACGAAGTGCAGGGCCTGGGCGTGGTCGGCCACCAGCCCCTGCTCAAGCCGGGCGAGACCTTCGAGTACACCAGCTGGACGCGGCTGAACACCGCCGCCGGCAGCATGCGCGGCAGCTATTTCTGCGTCGCCGAAGACGGCACCCGGTTCGACGCGCCCATCCCCGAATTCGTCCTCATGCCGCCCGGCGTGACCTTGCACTGA
- the rpe gene encoding ribulose-phosphate 3-epimerase, protein MKTYRIAPSILSADFARLGEEVRNVIAAGADFIHFDVMDNHYVPNLTIGPLVAEAVKPHCKRADGTPVTLDVHLMVEPVDALAQMFVKAGADIVSFHPEASKHVDRTLQMIRDGGVKAGLVFNPATSLDVLDYVMDKVDLVLLMSVNPGFGGQSFIASSLDKARVVRAKLDAYKAKTGRDVLLEIDGGIKPDNIAAAAAAGVDTFVAGSAIFGKPDYKAVIDAMRANLAAVAA, encoded by the coding sequence ATGAAAACCTACCGTATCGCCCCCAGTATTCTCTCGGCCGACTTCGCCCGCCTGGGCGAGGAAGTGCGCAACGTCATTGCCGCCGGCGCCGATTTCATCCACTTCGACGTGATGGACAACCATTATGTTCCCAACCTGACGATCGGCCCGCTGGTGGCCGAGGCCGTCAAGCCGCACTGCAAGCGCGCCGACGGCACGCCGGTCACGCTCGACGTGCACCTCATGGTCGAGCCGGTGGATGCCTTGGCGCAGATGTTCGTCAAGGCCGGCGCCGACATCGTCTCCTTCCACCCGGAGGCGAGCAAGCACGTCGACCGCACCCTGCAGATGATCCGCGACGGCGGCGTCAAGGCGGGCCTGGTGTTCAACCCCGCCACGTCGCTGGACGTGCTCGACTACGTGATGGACAAGGTCGACCTCGTGCTGCTGATGAGCGTGAACCCCGGTTTCGGTGGCCAGAGCTTCATCGCCAGCTCGCTCGACAAAGCCCGCGTGGTGCGCGCCAAGCTCGACGCCTACAAGGCCAAGACCGGACGCGACGTGCTGCTCGAAATCGACGGCGGCATCAAGCCCGACAACATCGCCGCCGCCGCCGCCGCGGGGGTGGATACCTTCGTCGCCGGCAGCGCCATTTTCGGCAAGCCCGACTACAAGGCCGTGATCGACGCCATGCGCGCCAACCTGGCGGCCGTGGCGGCATGA
- the gph gene encoding phosphoglycolate phosphatase (PGP is an essential enzyme in the glycolate salvage pathway in higher organisms (photorespiration in plants). Phosphoglycolate results from the oxidase activity of RubisCO in the Calvin cycle when concentrations of carbon dioxide are low relative to oxygen. This enzyme is a member of the Haloacid Dehalogenase (HAD) superfamily of aspartate-nucleophile hydrolase enzymes (PF00702).) gives MSSAVRTAGVSVHGVAIRAAIVDLDGTMVDTLGDFHATLNRMLPEFELPEVTRAQVEVRIGKGSEYLVAQNLRIFLSDAQADAVYPQAIERYQHHYAEVNGKHSNTFPGIAEGLQRLADAGLVLACITNKPTHYARELLRIKGLLHFFVAVNGGDAFPRKKPDPMPLIETCRQIGIAPAHTLMVGDSQNDALAAGGAGCPVVLATYGYNHGEPIRATPAAAYFDRLDQLPLQLPA, from the coding sequence ATGAGCAGCGCCGTGCGCACGGCCGGGGTGTCGGTGCATGGTGTGGCCATCCGCGCCGCCATCGTCGACCTCGACGGCACCATGGTCGACACCCTGGGCGACTTCCATGCCACGCTCAACCGCATGCTGCCCGAGTTCGAGCTGCCCGAAGTCACGCGCGCGCAGGTGGAAGTGCGCATCGGCAAGGGCTCGGAATATCTGGTGGCGCAAAACCTGCGCATTTTCCTGAGCGACGCGCAGGCCGACGCCGTCTACCCCCAAGCCATCGAGCGCTACCAGCACCATTACGCCGAGGTCAACGGCAAGCACTCCAACACCTTCCCCGGCATCGCCGAAGGCCTGCAGCGCCTGGCCGACGCCGGCCTGGTGCTGGCGTGCATCACCAACAAGCCGACCCACTACGCGCGCGAGCTGCTGCGCATCAAGGGGCTGCTGCACTTTTTCGTTGCCGTGAATGGCGGCGACGCCTTCCCGCGCAAAAAGCCCGACCCCATGCCGCTGATCGAAACCTGCAGGCAGATCGGCATCGCCCCCGCCCACACCCTGATGGTGGGCGACTCGCAGAACGACGCCCTGGCTGCCGGCGGCGCCGGCTGTCCCGTGGTGCTGGCCACCTACGGCTACAACCACGGCGAACCCATCCGCGCCACCCCCGCCGCGGCCTATTTCGACCGGCTCGACCAACTGCCGTTGCAGTTGCCGGCCTGA
- a CDS encoding exodeoxyribonuclease III, whose product MNPSPLRVTSFNLNGIRSAGSKGVDAWLRHQACPDWLCVQELKALEADMTPELRVLGGLQGAFHHAQKPGYSGAGMYFRHTPDDLRIGFGSSEFDAEGRYVEARYRLPDGMRLALVSVYFPSGSSSEDRQLAKFRFLAEFEEHMKALQAQGEVILCGDVNIAHKEIDLKNWKGNLKNSGFLPEERAWMTHVLDDLGWVDVFRTLNPLPEQYTWWSNRGQARAKNVGWRIDYHLATPGVARLAQRGSESIYTAERFSDHAPLSIDYALAL is encoded by the coding sequence ATGAACCCGAGCCCCTTGCGCGTCACGTCCTTCAACCTCAACGGCATCCGCTCCGCCGGCAGCAAGGGGGTTGACGCCTGGCTGCGGCACCAGGCCTGTCCCGACTGGCTGTGCGTGCAGGAGCTCAAGGCGCTGGAGGCGGACATGACGCCCGAGCTGCGCGTGCTCGGCGGGCTGCAGGGCGCCTTTCACCACGCACAAAAGCCGGGCTATAGCGGCGCCGGGATGTATTTCCGGCACACGCCCGATGACCTGCGCATCGGCTTCGGCAGCTCCGAGTTCGACGCCGAGGGCCGCTATGTGGAAGCGCGCTACCGCCTGCCGGACGGCATGCGCCTGGCCCTGGTCTCGGTCTACTTCCCATCGGGCTCCAGTTCCGAGGACCGGCAACTGGCGAAGTTTCGCTTTCTTGCCGAATTCGAGGAGCACATGAAGGCGCTGCAGGCCCAGGGAGAAGTCATTCTGTGCGGCGATGTGAACATCGCCCACAAGGAAATCGACCTGAAAAACTGGAAGGGCAACCTCAAGAACAGCGGCTTTCTGCCCGAGGAGCGCGCCTGGATGACCCATGTGCTCGACGATCTGGGCTGGGTCGACGTGTTCCGCACCCTCAACCCGCTGCCCGAGCAATACACCTGGTGGAGCAACCGCGGCCAGGCGCGGGCCAAGAACGTGGGGTGGCGCATCGACTATCACCTCGCCACACCCGGCGTGGCGCGGCTGGCGCAGCGCGGCAGCGAATCCATCTACACCGCCGAGCGCTTTTCCGATCATGCCCCTCTGAGCATCGACTACGCCCTGGCGCTCTGA
- the rodA gene encoding rod shape-determining protein RodA, with protein sequence MNAVFNRPPLWRRLQPYITGFDGPLLTGLLTLVAIGCVVLFSALQGQNISFADQLRNLAVAFVVLFVVAQVPPQRLMQIAVPLYTFGVALLIATAMFGLVRKGARRWLNVGVVIQPSEIMKIAMPLMLAWYFQKREGFIRLRDYAFAGLLLAIPVGLIMKQPDLGTAMLVLSTGFFVIFFAGLSWRVLALLALAAAGTAPVLWHFMHDYQRQRVLMLLDPQADPLGTGFNILQSMIAIGSGGVWGQGYLHGTQAHLNFVPESHTDFVFAVLAEEWGLAGNIALLLAYLFFIVRGLMIAAAAPTLFSRLLAGSITMIFFTYAFVNMGMVSGILPVVGVPLPFVSYGGTALVTLMLGTGILLSIAKSKRLVQS encoded by the coding sequence ATGAACGCCGTCTTCAATCGCCCGCCCTTGTGGCGCCGGCTGCAGCCTTACATCACGGGTTTCGACGGCCCTTTGCTCACCGGGCTGCTCACGCTGGTGGCCATCGGCTGCGTCGTGCTGTTTTCCGCGCTGCAGGGGCAGAACATCAGCTTTGCCGACCAGCTGCGCAATCTGGCCGTGGCCTTCGTCGTGCTGTTCGTCGTCGCCCAGGTTCCGCCGCAGCGGCTGATGCAGATCGCGGTGCCGCTCTACACCTTCGGCGTCGCGCTGCTGATCGCCACCGCCATGTTCGGCCTGGTGCGCAAGGGAGCGCGGCGCTGGCTCAACGTCGGGGTGGTGATCCAGCCGTCCGAAATCATGAAAATCGCCATGCCGCTGATGCTGGCGTGGTACTTCCAGAAACGCGAGGGTTTCATCCGTCTGAGGGACTATGCCTTCGCCGGCCTGCTGCTCGCCATCCCGGTCGGGCTCATCATGAAGCAGCCCGACCTCGGCACCGCCATGCTGGTGCTGTCCACCGGGTTTTTCGTCATCTTTTTCGCCGGCCTGTCGTGGCGCGTGCTGGCGCTGCTGGCGCTTGCCGCGGCGGGCACCGCGCCGGTGCTGTGGCACTTCATGCACGACTACCAGCGCCAGCGCGTGCTCATGCTGCTCGACCCGCAGGCCGACCCGCTGGGCACCGGGTTCAACATCCTGCAGTCGATGATCGCCATCGGCTCGGGCGGGGTCTGGGGCCAGGGCTATCTGCATGGCACCCAGGCGCACCTGAACTTCGTGCCCGAATCGCATACCGACTTCGTCTTCGCCGTGCTGGCCGAGGAATGGGGCCTGGCCGGGAACATCGCGCTGTTGCTGGCCTATCTGTTTTTCATCGTCCGCGGGCTGATGATCGCCGCCGCCGCGCCCACGCTGTTCTCGCGCCTGCTGGCCGGCTCCATCACCATGATTTTCTTCACCTACGCCTTCGTCAACATGGGCATGGTGTCGGGCATCCTGCCGGTGGTCGGCGTGCCCCTGCCTTTCGTCAGCTACGGTGGCACCGCGCTGGTCACGCTCATGCTGGGCACCGGCATTCTGCTGTCCATCGCCAAGTCGAAGCGGCTGGTGCAGAGCTGA